The bacterium genome contains the following window.
GATATGCTGATTGCGGGTCGCACTTTGGTCGTTGCGGGTTACGGCTGGTGCGGCAAGGGTTTCGCCATGCGCGCCAAGGGACACGGAGCCGAAGTAGTCGTAACGGAGATTAATCCGATTCGCGCGCTTGAGGCGCGAATGGATGGTTTTCGCGTGATGCCGATGGCGCAGGCGGCTCAAATCGGCGATGTCTTCTGCACTGTGACAGGCAATATGCACGTAATTCGCCCTGAGCACTTCGAAAAGATGAAGAACGGCGCCTACGTCTGCAACAGCGGTCACTTTGATATTGAGCTGGACCTCAAAGGTCTCGCCGAAATATCCAAGCGCGTCGAAAAGAATGTCGTCCCGTATGTGGATCGTTATACATTGCCGAGCGGCAATCAAATCAACGTGATCGCTGAAGGGCGGCTGGTCAACCTCGGCGCAGCACACGGGCACCCGGCTTCGGTCATGGACATGAGCTTCGCCACGCAGGCGCTGGCCACAGAGTATGCGATCAAGAATGCCAAAAAGCTTGACGTGTCCGTGCACGACGTACCGAAGTCCATCGAAGACTATATTGCCAATTTGAAACTCAAGACGATGGGGATCAAGATTGACAAGCTGACTCCGGATCAGAAGAAATACCTCTCCAATTGGGAGATGGGTACCTGATGCGCTGTCCAACGGCGACAGTATGCAAAAGACGGAGGCAGCTCCGTCTTTTGTGTTTGTGCTTGATGACAATCGTGGCGGGATGTGAAATTCCGCAACCGCCGGGCGATATGTGGTGGGACGTGGATCTGAATGTTCCTTTCGGAGTCCGGACGTACGGGATGTGGGAGCTTGCCGATCCGGACAGTGTGATACGCGCGAACGGTTCGGGCATCGGCATGAGCGACGACAGTACGATGTATTTCAGTGCATGGGCAAGTCTGCTCGCGGAAATCGGCGATAGCTTATACGCATCTCCGGTAGAACGCACCATCGATCGTTATCTAACTGCGATCGAAGCACCGCTCGACTACGACACACTGCTCGGCTACTCACTGGGATCCCTGAATCCCGGTCTCGCGGCATTGCACGGCACAGTTCAGGACATACCGCCTCATGCGCTGGAACACACCATCGCGCTGCCGCTTCCGGCAGGGTATGACAGTCTTGAAGTGGACACGGCGACCATATCCATTGTTATCATTAATCGTCTTGCCTACGAGGTGACGGGGCTTCAGTTGCGCGCAGGCAGCAAAGTCATTGCAGACGTGAGCGCACTAAACCCCGATCAGCAGTTTGTGGATCGCGTATCACTTGCGGAGGCCATATTGGTTTCCGACTTCACTTTTGCCCTCTCTGCCACAGGTCAGGGCGGCACGGGCATTTCCGTTGATTCGGCGTCGCGCATTTCCGTTTCCGTCAGAGTGGACACAGTAACCGCCTCAAGATTCTACGGATTTGTTCCTGTGCAAACGGTTGTCCGCGACAGCGCAGTATCCATCGAGCAGCGTCATCGCATCAATCTTGCAATCATCGAATCAGGAAACATGATCGTGACGCTGGCAAATCAGTCCCAATTCGCTGACACTGTAACCCTGCGCATTCCGAATCTTGTGAGCAGGCTGAACGACACACTTGCAGTCAAACGCTTTCTTATGCCGGGGGATTCTGATGTCGCGGTCATCCCGTTGGCACACTACCGGTTGCGACCGAGTCAGGACGAAGATCAAAAGATAACCGGACAAATCATCTCGCATACTCCGGCGACAGCCGATCGACGTGCTTTTGTTTCCGGCAACGAACACGTTTATGCGAGAGTAGAGTTTGAGCGGCTGCCAATTGAGTATTTCGCGGGAACGTTGAATAATCTTGAATTGCCAATAGAAGACACACAAGTCGAAATCGACCGTCCTCCGCAAGGTTGGGAGAAAGCGCGTCCGCTTGATGTTGCAGCATTGTTGCACGTGGAACAAGGCATCGGAGGACTCTTGGACGCAGAGATTACTGCACATACGAGTTTCGGCGGCGAGACTGTAGGCGACACCGTCGTTAGCATCTCCAATCTATCTCTTGTCAACGATTCACTCGCGACAATTAACGGCTTGGCGACCTTACTTGCTGATTATCCCGATTTGCTGACGGTTTCCGGAACATCCGTGCTGCATGGCGAAATCGCGGTCTATAACAACGCACGTGTCAGGGTCGGGCTTGAATTGCGAGCGGCGTTGGCTGTGGAATTGACCGGGGACATTGAGCCTGAGGGCGAGATTGAACGAGTGTCGCCACGGGACTTAGAGGACATTCAGAGCGGCACGGCAACGATTCGGATTTGGAATCATCTCCCGACAGACGGAAGGTGCTTCCTTGTGGCCGGATTTGACAGCGCGAGACTGCAAAAGGAATCAGGAACCGATGCCGATACGCTTTTTGACGTTCTGATTCCTGCTCCGACCGTAGTGAATGGAATGACAGTAGACGCAAGTCAACTTTCGTTTGACGTCACGCTTGACGAGCGATGGTTGAACTTCTTCAAGTCCGAGCACTTCTTCGTTCGCACGCAAATCGCCATCAGTGCGGCACACAACGACACATTGGTTCTGACAGGGCGAGACTTTGTCGCGGTTCAACCGTTCGCCAGAATTGTATACACGGTCAGACCCGGAGAAATCGAGTGAAAGAGTTCCTCGTAATTCTGTTGTGCGCTACGGCACTCTACGCGCAGGCGCCATCTGGCCGTCAATTGGGATTGGCCGGTGCAATGGACATACTGGAACACTCTTCGGATGTTTTGCACGGCAACGCGGCTGTCCTTGCGCGACCCAATTCCATGACATGGCGAATAGATTTGCCGCGTTTCACGGCGAGTGCGCATAACAATTCTTTCAGCGTCAATCGGTGGAATGATCAGATTGGCCGAGATCGCTACCTGTCGGCGACCGACAAACGCGAAATCCTGGGCAGTATTCCCTCAGACGGCCTCAAAGTCTCGGCGATCGCCTCGGCGCCCATTTTGGGCGGCGTGTACAAGAAGATGGCGTTCCAGATTTCCGAAGAATACGCGCTGAACGTGAACGCGGACCGCGAACTCTTCGAGCTTGCGTTGTTCGGGAATCAGCTTAATCGCGGCTACAAACTCGAAGACCTGGGAGGCGAACAGTATGCGCTTCTGGATGCCGGAGTCGCCATTGCCTACGAATTTCAGCAAGACAAAATCAAGGGGTTGTATGGCGGGATCGGATTCCACTTCTATCTCGGTCAGCATCTCGACAAGGTAGTGGACGCCGTCGGAGAACTTCAAGCGACGGACTCCCTGCTCACCGGTTACGGAGCGGTGCAACGTGTCAACTCGAACCAAGGAGACGGCATCGGATTTGATCTGAGCATGTTGGCCGATATCAACGACAAGTGGTCGCTCGGCGTGGCACTCAAGCAGATCGGCGGTAGCATAACGTGGGTTGTTAACGAAGCGAAGCTTGATGCCTTCGAAGTGGATTCTGCAGGCGTGATTGTCGATTCACTGGATGATGATGGCTACGTCAAGCGTGCATTCCGAAGCAGCACGACTTCAATCGCAGGCGGCAGCATCGAATCAAAGATCCCTGCAACTCTCGAACTGTCCGGTCGATATCAATTGGCTCCCCGTGCTCTTCTGTTGTCAACGTTTCGTGCGCGTTTCGAAGAGTCCGCACAGGGCAAGGCTGGCGCGGAGATTGCGCTGGGAGGAGAGTATTCTGCGACCAAAGTGCTGCTGCTACGCGCCGGACTGGGAACGGGCGGTCCGTTGGGAACTCGGATTTCGGTGGGCGGAGGAGTGCGAACGAAGCACTACGACTTCGATCTTGGTTGTGCATGGCACGAAGGGCTGTTTTCAGCGACACGAGGACTTTCCTTCGGCATAGGACATTCGATTCACTGGTAAGCAAGAGTTTGACCAAGAATAAGAGGCCGCAGTGATGCGGCCTCTTTCATTTCTCATAAAGCATTGCTACTTCGGCGCGCGCCACACGAGGCCAAGGCCAAACACGCCAAACACGATGTTACCGATCCAGGCAGCCCAGAAAGGAGTGAGTTCGCCGCCGTAGCCAAGAATCTTGCCGACCTGCTGAAGACCGAAATAGATAAAGCAAACGAGCAGTGACAATCCGAAACCGAGCACAAGTCCGCCGCGGCGGCGAAACGCGGCAAAGGGCACTCCGAAGAGCACGATGATGAATGTCGCAAACGGCTGTGCAAACTTAAAGGCAAGGTCGACGGACCAACGCGCTCCCCGAATGCCGGCCGCTTGCAGACGGCCAATCAGACTTTGGATATCTCGATAGCTCATTTCGTCCGGCTCGATGTTCACACGTATCAGGTCATCGGGGGTAAACTGGAAGTCGGGCCGCACATACATGTCCGGATTACTGACGGCAATGCTGCGATCCCTGAATTCCGTTCTGCGCGCGCCGCGGAAGGTCCAAGCGTCATCGTGAAACATCATACTGTCGGCTTCCACCTGCCAGACGACTCTTCCCTCCTCGACGTGCTGAAGCTGAACGCGATAACCCGTTCTGAATTTCGGATCGTAGCTTTCCATCTTCAGAAATTCCGTCGGAGAGGTCTGCAGATAGATTCTGCCCTGTCGCGAGGAGACGGAACCTTTGCCTTTGCGAACTTCAACCCTGTACAGCTCCTTGCGTTCGAAGTTGTAGCGCGGTACGACGTTCTCTCCAAGGTACCAGACACCACCGGCGAGCGGCGCGGCGAAGCAGAGCAGAAGGACAAGAATTCGCCAATGACTTACGCCTGAGCTCTGCATGGCGGTCAGTTCGTTGCGATAGACAAAGCCTCCAATGGAAAAGAGCGTAGCAAGCAGCACACCGACCGGAATCGTCAGATAGATGATGTAGGGCACATAGAGAAAGTAGTATCTTGCGACAAGGTCGAATCCGACTTCGGCATCGACAAACTTGTCCAGATGCTCGACGAGGTCAATCGTGATGAAAATCAGGAGTGCCGCGCCCATCGCAAAGAAAAAACTCCGCGCGAAGGCGGAGAGAATGTATCTATCCAGCAAAGTCACGCGGGAAGATGCACTTTCAAGAGGAGGTTTAACCTGCGAATAACGGTCTCTCTGCCGAGAAATTCCATCATTTCAAAGAGTCCGGGGCTGACCGTCCTGCCTGTCAATCCTAGACGAATCGGATGAATGAGCTGCCCCGCTTTCACACCCCACTCCTCGCAGCGCCCGCGAAGTTTTGCCTCCAGATCGGCGGCCACGAACGGAATCGTTTCAAGGTCTGCAACATAGATGCTTAAGTTCTTCAGAATTGCCGGATCGCTCAGGTGCTTTTCCACACCTTTCGCGTCATACTCGCCGGGATCCTTAAACAGATAGGTCTGTTCTTCGAAGAGGTCGCGCGGCATGCGAATTCGAGGTCTGACAAGTGGCAGCGCGGCCCGCAACGATGCGAGAGAGACACTCGCGTTTCCGGAATGCTCGAACAGATAGTTCACCGCAGAATCATCGTCCAATGCACGAAAATGCTCACCGTTCATCCACTCGAGTTTCGCTTCGTCGAAGACCGCGCTTCTTGCCTGAATTCCTTCAAGAGAAAACACACCAATCAGCTCTTCACGCGAGAAGATCTCACGGTCGCCTTTACCGGGAGACCATCCCAACAAGGTCAGGAAGTTGAACAGTGCCTGTGGGAGAAATCCCTTCTGCTGGAACTCGCCGACTGAAGCGGCACCCGTTCGCTTGGATAGTCGTTTCTTATCCGGACCAAGGATGAGCGGCACGTGGCCGAATTGCGGGACGTCCCATCCCATTGCCCGATAGATCGCAATCTGCTTGGGTGTATTGGAGATGTGATCATCCCCTCTCAATACATGACTGATGCGCATGTCATGGTCGTCGCAGACTACCGACAGATGATACGTGGGGGATCCGTCTGAGCGCAGCAAGACGAAGTCTTCAAGATCATCGCCCTTATAATCAACTCGTCCGTGAACCAGATCGTCCCACCCGATGCCATCCGGGGGCGCCGAAAAGCGAATGGCATAGGGATCACAACTCTTCAGTCTGCTTTCCGCATTGGCACGTACTGTCGCAAGATCCGCCTTGAATCTAAAAGACGCTTCACCCCTTGCCTGCGAATCCGCCCGCAGTTGCTCCAGCTCACTAATCGTTGTGAAATCATGGTAGGCTGCGCCGCGTCGGACAAGTTCGTGTGCAATCTCAACAAATCGTTCCTTGTGATCCGACTGGTAGACTATCTCTTCATCAGATTCCAGCCCTAACCACTTCAAGCCATCGAGAATCACTTGCGCCAGTTCACCGCGTGAGCGCTGCGGGTCGGTATCTTCGATTCTCACCAGAAACGTACCGCCGACTGCGCGCGCATACAGCCAATTGAAGATTGCAGTGCGCGCTCCGCCGACGTGAAGATAGCCGGTGGGGCTGGGAGCGAAGCGAACGCGTGTTTCAGTCATTTTCGGCATGATCACTCGTTGTGGAACCGGACTCGGGAATCTCTTCAACATGGTATTCAAGTCCGCCGA
Protein-coding sequences here:
- the ahcY gene encoding adenosylhomocysteinase; this encodes MATTTTKVKKGQSVTAAASYHVADESLAPKGKNRILWADRDMPVLAEIRERFEKEKPLKNMRMSACLHVTAETANLARTLKAGGAELVLVASNPLSTQDDVAASLVKDFGVRVYAIKGEDNKTYYQHLDAAMRHNPVITMDDGADLVHGLHTTHVEYGDQIVASLEETTTGVIRLMAMAKQGKLRFPVIAVNNADTKHLFDNRYGTGQSTLDGIVRATDMLIAGRTLVVAGYGWCGKGFAMRAKGHGAEVVVTEINPIRALEARMDGFRVMPMAQAAQIGDVFCTVTGNMHVIRPEHFEKMKNGAYVCNSGHFDIELDLKGLAEISKRVEKNVVPYVDRYTLPSGNQINVIAEGRLVNLGAAHGHPASVMDMSFATQALATEYAIKNAKKLDVSVHDVPKSIEDYIANLKLKTMGIKIDKLTPDQKKYLSNWEMGT
- a CDS encoding LptF/LptG family permease, with amino-acid sequence MTLLDRYILSAFARSFFFAMGAALLIFITIDLVEHLDKFVDAEVGFDLVARYYFLYVPYIIYLTIPVGVLLATLFSIGGFVYRNELTAMQSSGVSHWRILVLLLCFAAPLAGGVWYLGENVVPRYNFERKELYRVEVRKGKGSVSSRQGRIYLQTSPTEFLKMESYDPKFRTGYRVQLQHVEEGRVVWQVEADSMMFHDDAWTFRGARRTEFRDRSIAVSNPDMYVRPDFQFTPDDLIRVNIEPDEMSYRDIQSLIGRLQAAGIRGARWSVDLAFKFAQPFATFIIVLFGVPFAAFRRRGGLVLGFGLSLLVCFIYFGLQQVGKILGYGGELTPFWAAWIGNIVFGVFGLGLVWRAPK
- a CDS encoding glutamate--tRNA ligase gives rise to the protein MPKMTETRVRFAPSPTGYLHVGGARTAIFNWLYARAVGGTFLVRIEDTDPQRSRGELAQVILDGLKWLGLESDEEIVYQSDHKERFVEIAHELVRRGAAYHDFTTISELEQLRADSQARGEASFRFKADLATVRANAESRLKSCDPYAIRFSAPPDGIGWDDLVHGRVDYKGDDLEDFVLLRSDGSPTYHLSVVCDDHDMRISHVLRGDDHISNTPKQIAIYRAMGWDVPQFGHVPLILGPDKKRLSKRTGAASVGEFQQKGFLPQALFNFLTLLGWSPGKGDREIFSREELIGVFSLEGIQARSAVFDEAKLEWMNGEHFRALDDDSAVNYLFEHSGNASVSLASLRAALPLVRPRIRMPRDLFEEQTYLFKDPGEYDAKGVEKHLSDPAILKNLSIYVADLETIPFVAADLEAKLRGRCEEWGVKAGQLIHPIRLGLTGRTVSPGLFEMMEFLGRETVIRRLNLLLKVHLPA